AAGAGAGTGGCCGAGGCCATCCCCACCGGTCCCGTTCCAGCGAGCACCACTGCTTTCAAGCCCTCACTCACCATCCCCAGCTTTTTCACTCCTTCCTCTATCTTGGCCACCAAGGCCGCGGAGGTGGTATAGGCCCCATGGGGATCTATCACCACGGAGGTCTCGAAGGGTGGAAACATGCTCTCCTTCACCACCTTTAGGATTTTCTCGGCTTCCTCCAGAGATTTCCCTCCTATGAGAAAAGTGGAGCGTTTCACCCCCTTTGGACCTCTGGAGAAAAGGGCATCCTGAACGATATTTCTGGCATCTTCCGCCTTAACTCCTGCATACGGGATGACGGCGTCGAATCCCACATCGTAGGCTAAAGAGATGTCGAAGGGACTAACGTGGGGCTCGGTATCGAGGAAAAAAAGGAGGAAAGGCATCTCTTCTCTTTCCACGATCCTCACCGCAGGGGTTACCTCGAAACCAGGCAATTCGAGGTCCCTCCCCAACCTGGTGGGGGGAAAATTCATTTTCAGGTTGGGGAGGGCCTTCTTCTCCAGTTTCACATGGATGAGGTTCGCCCCCATCGATCTGAGAAGCTTCGCCACACCTTCTATGTGTCTGGGACTACTCAGGTGTACCACCAGCACTTCGTCTTTTTCCACCTTCCTAGCCCTTTCCAAGATTCCCATGGTGATCCAAGCTTCTCTAACTTCGAACTCGGCCTTCCTCATCTCCTCTTCCAGTTCTTGGTGTAGGTACTGGACATAGGCCTTCAGATACTCGAATTGCTGTGGGGAGAGCTTCTCGCTTTTCTTCTTGCGCGCCAATACTTTCAAGATTTCATCCCTTTTCTCCTTAAGTTCACTCACTTTTCCTTCTAGGTAATATCTGGCATTTTCGTCAACGTCAGCGGGGTAGAGGGGTATTCCTTTCTCAGAACATATTTGGGCTATTGGGTTTTCCTCGTAGAATTCTCTCTCGCTCCTCCTTCCCCTCTCTTCGGTGACGAAGTCAGGCTTTTCCTTCGTCAAGAGTTCCCAAAGGAATTCCCTGAAGGCCGCTGAGGGTGTTCGAATCACTTCGAGGGCTTTTGGAAGACGGGGGAACAGAACCTCGTCGTGTTCCCAGAGGGGCTCGTCGTACTCCTTTTCCACCATCAGCACTGTCCATTTCTTTTCCAGGGGTTCCAACTCGAGGGTTTTCATTTTTCTCACCTCCATCTATACATACTTTCTGCCCTTTTATATACTTTTGGAATAGATTTTTTAAATTCTTCTCGACAGTATATACTTTATTTAAAAAAATATAAGTCAACATTTAAATTTTTGAGGAAAGAAGTCAGGGATTTTTTGGGGGAGATCCTGTATCCGCCGTTGGACATCCATTTATTATTTGGCTTTGGAAGGTATACCACCACTTTGAGCTTTCCGAAGCGCTCTTCCACCCTTATCTTCAGCATCCTTTTCTTCGGAAGCTATTAAAATAAATACTTTTTCCTTATAATACATATAACAACTCAAATGTATATACTAAAAGGGAAGAGAGAAATTTAGAAACTGGACCAAAGAAATATATATGCGTAAAGAAAAAATATAAACTGTGCAACCGAGAAAGGTAGTCCAACTGGGAAAATCGACCCTAGTAATATCACTTCCCAAGCAATGGGTGGACTTGCATGGATTGAAACCAGGTAGGACCGTTTACCTGGGTATGAAGGGAGATGGATCTTTGTTTGTTTACCCAAAGGAGCTCAGAGAAGAGGAAAGGGAGCTCACCATCAACTTCGAGAAGGACAAGAAGAAGGAAGTATTCATCAGGGAGGTGGTTTCTGGATACTTAAATGGGATCTCCCGCTTCCGGATTGTATCCAGGGAGGTTTTCAACGCCGAACAACAGCAAACGGTGAGGGACATAGCTGGCAAACTTTACCTGAGAATCATGAAAGCCGATTCCCAAGAATTTCTCGTAGAGAGTCTACTCGACATGTCGAAGATTTCCCTTCACACTGGCATGAAAAGGATGCATACCATTGTGGCTTCCATGTGTGCGGACATGCTTAAAGCTCTCCAAGAAGAGAACGCGGAGCTGGCTAAGACCGTTGCCTCTCTAGACGAGGATGTGGATCGTTTTTCCCTCCTTCTTCTTAGAATGTTGCGGAATGCAGCCTTTGATCCCGTGATAGCGGGAAAGATAGGGATCAATCTCTTGGATTGTTTGGATTATCAGAATTTCATCCAACAGATGGAAAGGGTGGCTGATTTGACGGTAAACATTTCTAACTTGCTTATCCACCAAGAGGAGAAGTTCCATCCTTCCGTGCTGGAAAAGATGGTGAACATGGGACAAGCTTCCTATTTGTATTTTGAAGAAGCGGTGGAAGCTTTTTGGAACAAGGACACAGAAAAGGCCAACAAAGTACTGGACGCAGCGGGAGAGATGGACGAGCTGAACATGCTGGTATTGGGGGAGATGGCCAAGAAGGAAAAACGTCCTTTCGCGGTGTGTTCAACCTGCTTGGTGAGGGCCAACCTCATGGATATCTATACCTGTGGAGGGGAAATAGCTAAGACAGTGATCAACCATACTTTTGGTTACCCCATTCAGAGTCAGGACGGATCCAGTGAATAAAATGAAAAAAGAAGAAGTGGTCAGCGTTGTCTGTGCTTGGTGTAGGGGAAGCGGCTGGGGATGTTGTAATGCGAAATGTCCCGCCTGTAAGGGAAAGGGAAGTGTGATGGTGGCCTTCCCTCCCACTAAGTGTGGGTTATGTGGAGGAACCGGTAGAACCAAAGATTATTTGATGTGCCCATCGTGTGAGGGAACGGGATGGGCACATGTGCGATGGTGATTTTAAACCACTATGTCTCTCTAAGGAGGTAAAATACAAAATATATTCGATTAATCCAATTTATATATTATAAGGGAAAAGTATATAAAATCCGGGGAAAGAATTAGGTTGGTGAGTAGGTGAGTAAGGTAAAATGTCAGCACTGTGGATACGTCTGGGATTACCGCGGAAAGGGGGCTTTCTATACCACCTGTCCCCGCTGCAGGTTTAAGGTCAAGTTGCCAGAGGGAGCGAAGGAGAGGGGTCCAGAATCACAGCCCGAACAGCAAATGAAGTTAACCGGAATGGGCAATCTCGTGAACAAGGTTTTGGAAGAATTCGGTTATGACAGAACCAAACTGATTCAAATCCTGTTGAGACTTCAGAAGGGATTGGGCTGGCTTCCGATGGAGGTCCTCTTTGAAGTG
The nucleotide sequence above comes from Candidatus Hadarchaeales archaeon. Encoded proteins:
- a CDS encoding NAD(P)-dependent methylenetetrahydromethanopterin dehydrogenase, which encodes MEVRKMKTLELEPLEKKWTVLMVEKEYDEPLWEHDEVLFPRLPKALEVIRTPSAAFREFLWELLTKEKPDFVTEERGRRSEREFYEENPIAQICSEKGIPLYPADVDENARYYLEGKVSELKEKRDEILKVLARKKKSEKLSPQQFEYLKAYVQYLHQELEEEMRKAEFEVREAWITMGILERARKVEKDEVLVVHLSSPRHIEGVAKLLRSMGANLIHVKLEKKALPNLKMNFPPTRLGRDLELPGFEVTPAVRIVEREEMPFLLFFLDTEPHVSPFDISLAYDVGFDAVIPYAGVKAEDARNIVQDALFSRGPKGVKRSTFLIGGKSLEEAEKILKVVKESMFPPFETSVVIDPHGAYTTSAALVAKIEEGVKKLGMVSEGLKAVVLAGTGPVGMASATLLGRLGFQVYLTSRKEERARKSAQEILERWGVKVEGIQVDDQEKTFELLRDAYVVVASGAPGVELVSEQTLERLEGSEKIMADVNAVPPSGIAGLRPDYDLQEFRPRIFGIGALAVGKLKNKTEKEILTRAKTMGKGVYDLDYAFKTARELLRERKREMKLAPLQIAY
- a CDS encoding phosphate uptake regulator PhoU; this translates as MQPRKVVQLGKSTLVISLPKQWVDLHGLKPGRTVYLGMKGDGSLFVYPKELREEERELTINFEKDKKKEVFIREVVSGYLNGISRFRIVSREVFNAEQQQTVRDIAGKLYLRIMKADSQEFLVESLLDMSKISLHTGMKRMHTIVASMCADMLKALQEENAELAKTVASLDEDVDRFSLLLLRMLRNAAFDPVIAGKIGINLLDCLDYQNFIQQMERVADLTVNISNLLIHQEEKFHPSVLEKMVNMGQASYLYFEEAVEAFWNKDTEKANKVLDAAGEMDELNMLVLGEMAKKEKRPFAVCSTCLVRANLMDIYTCGGEIAKTVINHTFGYPIQSQDGSSE